The DNA segment atggtaggcatattgaattGGCAAACTGGGCACTCTCacacatgcaaatcaaagaaccgctttcataggcaagagttcacaactcactcaggattctagtcatgtcatctatggtcgtcttagtgaaatgtaagtctcttctattaacaatgttatataatgagactattcatttcgtagtccgatcttatacaaacccttttcgTATATAGCGCCCCtgttcacatgtctctacatgaagaatcatgatcatatcatttgtagaacttacaacaattgtaacatctacaaagcggaccgtattcgtagtatcaccaggataaggtacccaaccttcccatagaccatttaggttatcacttaaacacaattcaatgtctccacatatatgtttaagctataaaagataactttggatgtttctttatttgttttgtgggttaatgctattaaatgtcaaataaaatgccTCAGATTTTATGAATAAActgtttgtataatacaattactACAGAACCCACGAGATCTAGAATATCAACCACAATAGTGCGTTGCACGTCTTTTAACTAGTATTAATAAAGATcgaaaaataaaattgcatgGCAAAATAAAACGTTTACTTTTGAAAGATATATGCAATATCgtatttaaaaacattttttttcgaGTCCATAGAAGAAATATAATTTATACataatatcaaactattaaCAGTTTGAAgaaaactaaattatttaaGATCTATTTGGTAGataattcatattatattttatgtttttaaattaactCAATTCAGCAAATATGTTTTTGTCAAACAACTCGAATTCTGTTTCTAAAAACTGTTTTCGAATTATGTGATTTAAATAGTGCAAATTCTGACAACAATGTTTTTACGTTTTCATTTtatctagattttgaattttaaatttcaaaatgtagaaaatatattaaataaagacaaaatattcaaaaataCGATATGTTAatttataaactcaattcatgttttaaaaaatataatatgtattatgtaatatattataaattatataatattacaaaataattatataattttttaaaacataaatcatattaaaaataaactGATAATAGTTTATTGTTCAATTGACAGATATGTTAGCAACACACAAGTCTACCATTTAAACTGTCCACCCCaattgtagaaaaaaaaaatatttaatttgtctacgaagaattaaattgattattaattataattatgatATAAACAAATTGAAATTCCATCGGGGAACCGAAATTCAGCAAATTTGGTGAACATTCTGGCGTTGACGAATTGGTCAATTAGGATTAGGTGGACCCTTTAACTTTTGTTAAATTAagattaggattaggattaggattaggcGTTAGAATGTGAGCGGCAGTAGAGGATTACCTCCTTTTGAGTTTTGATATTATCCGAATTATGATCCAATGGCAAAGTAACTACGGGCAGGGAAAGTTTTAATCcagattaaaaaaagaaaagaaaaagcaatCGATCGACGTCGTTTCAGTGACAACCATGAACCGTCGGATGAACTACGAGATTTAATCTGTACCGTAAAAAGAAATAGGAGAAACGAAAACGGAATAAAGTCGATATAATAGAGGTTTGTGAGGCTTGCAGAAATTGTCTCTTGCATATAAAGCTTCATTGACTTGAGACCTCGCTGTTTTCGTTCTCCCTTTTCTCCCGGTATAATTCTTCTTCAACTCTTTCATGTTAATCCATGCactattttcttttctatttcttgttttatcGATTTCTTCTCaaccatttttcaatttttctatcTGGGTTAGggtttatctttatttttattttatgcaagCGCGAGATCTGTTAGTTTTTTGGGATCTTAGGGTTTTGTTGTTTAATTGTAATTGTTCTTTaatttgaagaataaaaaagatATATGATTTTGTTTCCGGAGACGGGGTTTGTTCTTTGGTTCGTGGGAAATTGTTTGATCCCCTACAGAACATTTGCTTTTGTAGTTTGTTGTATTCTTTTCCTAATTTGGAGAAAACAGCCTTAATGGTCGTATTCTTTTCATAATCGATTGTCCGATCTACCAGTTTGttatttttctatcttttttattGAACTTGGTTAGGAATTTTTTTACTATACACTCTTTTGATCTTTGATCAACAAGTATGTCAGAGGACCGAGAGGATTGTAGATTAAACGTGGGATTTAGCTATATGAGGATTATGGGTGGATTATTATGTTTTGCTTTTGAACAAATTGATGCTTATGTGACTGTATCTTGTTGTTTCAACTCTGATCTGTTTGTTATGTCTTGCAGATTTGAGTACAACTTAATTGACGGCTAATATCTTATTTGCTGGTTGGTTACCTGTGTTCTAATCTGGACGGCCAAGTTTCATGTCTGAATTCAACGTGCAGATTCCATCTGCTTTTGGTAGCTTGACAAATCCCTGTACTAGGTTTTAACTATTTAGTTAATTGTGTTGTATAAGGACTAGGAGCCTATATATTtgcttcaaaattaattaacttatttGGTTGTTAGATCCATTTGCTGATGCAAATGCTGAGGACTCAGGAGCTGGGGCAAAAGAGTACGTTCATGTGCGCATACAGCAACGTAACGGGAGAAAAAGCCTGACAACTGTTCAAGGATTGAAGAAGGAGTTTAGTTATAACAAGATACTCAAGGATCTGAAGAAGGAATTCTGCTGTAATGGCACAGTTGTGCAAGATCCCGAGTTAGGCCAGGTTAGTTCTGTGAATAGTGTATAGAGGCCATCCTTTTCTTTGTTGATGCTAAAATCATTTGTATGAACACTGTGTTTTAAAAAGCCTACCGGGCATGCGTCTAGGCGCAAAGTGTAGGTCTGGCGCCTTGCCTAAGAGACTCCTAAAATAAGGCACACCTCAGGCATGTGCCTTTTGTAAAGCCCAAAGGCTCAAAGTGTAGGTAACGGGAGTTGTCTTCTGTGGAAAGCTGCTGGTTGACTATGTCTATTTATGTTCAGTTAAACAAGAACCTAGAGGGCTTTATTAGATTGTTTGCAATTTTTCCCCTTCCCTTGTGGGAAACATACAATGCCCTAGTCGATAACATTGGCTGTTATGATTGCCTTCAGGTTATACAACTTCAGGGAGACCAAAGAAAGAATGTGTCTACCTTCCTTGTGCAGGTAACCAAGGATGAACTGTAATAATAGTTTGTGACCATGATTTATATTTCTATTAACAGTTTTTTAGTATGTTCACCATTTTTTCTGCATTGATAGGCTGGCATTGTGAAAAAGGAGAACATTAAGATTCACGGTTTCTGAAGAGCAGCAAGATCGAATTCTCTCTGTGTTTACAGCAACTTAACTAGTAGTGGTGGACATTATTATATAGCTACTTTTAGAACTTGAAGAGTGTGTGTTACAACTCTCGGTCCATGTACGTTTTCTTTGCTTTGTTATGCAGACCAAGTTATGGATCATTGGACCCTTTTAATCAATGATGATACATTTATATGATGTTTGCTGTGCATCACTCATCCATGGTAGATCGAATGTTCCCAAGATTGATTGTAGGAACTATGAATCGAAACAAAAGGCAAAAAGCTGATTTTGTTgtcttcaaaattgaattttggaaaacattccttaaaatgaaaaatgaggtTTAAAAACATCTCTACTATGTTAAAAGAGGGGGGCTATAAGGGGAGAATTTTCTCCTCCTTTCTGTTCTtacatattttaataattttcttcCTGTCTTCATAACtcttcaaattatttatattatttatgagaAAAAATTGCAAACGACAATTAGTCACTTTTAACCCACATTGTATCCtttttatagagaaaaaaagTCTGATGTATTACTTTATGTTTCTGTTGATGTTGAAGAGACACAACTATTTGAGTTTGACGACGTTGACATAATTCTTTTATTGTAAGTTTATAGTTGTGTGATGTACATAATGATCAATACATACAttatcatttcaaattttcaatttcctaAACATCGAAAAACCGTAAAACATTTCTTTTATTAGTGTAGTAAAGTCGTATGAAGactaaaatttttttttcttccgaGGGAAAACATTTCAACTCATTTTAGTTTGTTATCTATCCTTTTTCTTTATACAGTTGTCTTGTAGACCTCATTCCATGAGgggaaaaatagaatatttgaGATGCAATTTAACTTCGAATCATAAGTAgttgataaataaattgtacAAAGTGTTAGATACCCTTTGTTCATTCCCAAAGTGAGAAGAGGAAGtaaaattttacaataaaatttACTGTGATTAAATATTGTTGGAATGTTTCGTGACTAAGTTAAACAATAAGCAAAActcaaaatgaattttgatcGATTGGTAATCGCTTCAATTCGTTGTTGATTTTTTCAGAGGATAGAGATATAAGGTGAGAAAGGTTAGGAATTTAAGGAGAGATGATATAGAGATTGTTttgattcttttaattttaatttcgtaattcttaatttaaaaatctcattttatctCTCTCCTTTTTACCGTTTACTATATCCCTTTGCTAAtgtttgatttatttgatatttttttgttaattagtatattgtttatatttatttcactAATTATGGACATAAGTATAATAGATATAACAAATCCAAGTTGTTAGTTTCAACAAgttatagaaaaattaaatcACATTCcattattcatcttcttcctctcagAATCTCATTTCATTATATTAATTCTCCCTTTACTATATTTTTCtgctaaatttcattttttgttaattagtatatatatatatattgcaattGCATCATGTATGTGTAGTTTCATTTTACTCATCCATCaatttgttttctttcattttgaacCATCTAACAGATAttcattcaaaatttatatttcatcATACATTTTATGTTATACATTTTTTCAACTACAACCAACGTATTTTATATTCATggtaaattaatctaaaataaaatagatttagTTCTATCCACTACTTCTTTCATTACTTTGTAAAATTATGttaaatatttactatttaaaatgaATGACAATATTCAAATTTCACTCTGAATATtcatattttatgaaatttttatcACGTGCACCGCACATGGCTTTTAACTGGTAATTACCAAATGTTTACATTTCTCCAAagattgaaaataaagaaataagaaatttgaaataaatttgttACTATACTACTTTTCTTGTAGTATACAAAGGAATGATTATATACAAATACCTAAATTCTTGTataatcttttaatttaaagatgggtatgatttgataaagaaaatatttttatgtgATATATACATGTGCAGGctaattttgttttagaataaTTTTCATTAGATTCCCATCACATTTTTTAGAGTATATCAATCAACAATTCGTAAAGCTGGTTTCTTTTAATGGTATTTCTTACTAACGTTAACGGAATGATAAGATAATGGAAAATTGCTTTCATTTTTGGAATAAAGGATAATGGAACCCGTAAAAGTATATTTACAAAGATGAAATTAGTTATTCTTTTAAAGTAATTTTATCCATTAAGTTGTAATTGTAAGTGTTGGATATAGCAACACTTTGATGGTGAAACGGGACAATAGTGAACGGTCAAGAACCGACAGTCAGGCAAAGAACggaacctgcaaaacagaaactcgttacAGGCTGAGTCGcggatctcgctctctttaagacgtttcgcgactctgcccaagtgtgcaagcagaaCAATGATACTGCTACGTCGTCCCCAAGATAAAACAACTCAAAAAGAAAACTCGATCTAAAACGACTGGAACACACACCTTTAGACTAGATTGCTcggaaaatggaaaaaacatAAGAGAGGTAGTGATTGAGAGCGTTAAACATAAGAGTGGGATTTTCATCgtacccacattggtctatctcctcactccttCTAAAACATGGATATCCCTTAGGGCCCAAACCCAAGGTCCAACTTGAGAGTATAAAAAGGAGAATGCATTCCCCAACTgaaccaatgtgggattctcaaaagccaactttctttttttaaaaactcaCTTTTCactaataatctcccacttaaaaatttaaaacaataaggAAAACATTTTCCACCGAACAGTTTCAGTCTATACAACACTGTGCGTAAGCAAATGTGTCTTACGACTTAAACCTTTacgtagtgtagatgattcagaagatactagagtaacccttggttttgaactctatctttAACAACATCTCACATACATCGTTGTTAGGGTGTAGTTCGAAAGCTCGTGTTTTAAGGCCTAACACGTGCATCCTGATTTAATAAACGCTTTATACAATTACCTAAgaaactccataggaagcgaCCCCCACTTCTacattcacataggtgagtcTATCTAGAGTACTCCTATAGCTAGGTACCCCATTtgacatcaagtatagatctcattaagaactgagttTAACCTCTCttacgcttcaggatatcatgctcagactctaagtcataggaatggaactctATGATtattttagcatgattcactatatatcacttgTGATAAGTTATTACCTattgaacctgtttcttgggatcttcagtctacaggttgggttttcctcacagtgattcatctttctataggcatgagtACCATCCTTTCTGAGGTTCTGAAAACCTTATCTCTGGCCAGTCCTTTCATTAAAGGATatgccaaattttcatcagtttGTATATAATTCACTCTAACTGCACCGGTAGTGAGAAAATCTCTAATGGTATTATGCTTACGAcgtatttattgtttattttcattgtaATAACGGTTCTGAACTTTTGCGATTGCTGCAATACTATctcaatggatcaatatggcttGTACCAGCTTTTCCTATCGGGGAATCTCTAATAACAGACTTCTAAGCCAGCCTGCTCCTTCACTAGTTGTGGCTAGTGTTATCATTTTTactccatcgtagattgggctaaaatagtctgtttcttggacttccaagagacagtTCTATCTGTTATATTAAAGTTATAGCCACTTGTAACCTTTGAATCATCCGAGAGGGAGTTCCAATCAGCATTGCTAAACCCCTCCAAGACAGcggaaacttttgataatgtaatcctagattttgggttttcttcaagtacctcataaccctttctatagcattccaatgctctttactaggtctacttgtaaacctacaaagtaatcCTATAACATAAGCTATGTCAGGCCTAATACAGTCAACAAcgtatctaagactgcctatgatgctcgcatactcagattgattaacactgtcactagtgttcttgaacaacttaacaTTAGGGTTATAAGGAGTACATGCTGGTTTATATTCagagtaattatatttctttggAACTTTTTCCACATaatgagattgatccaaagaaattctcTTTTTAGAACTAGTctcttttatgcctaagattacatttGCTTCTCCTAAGTTTTTTATGTTGAAGTTTGCACTCAATGTAGATTTCACATCACTTATGACATGCAAGTTCGATccaaaaattaacaaatcatctacatacaaacaTAGGATAGTGCAAAGATTATTTTCAACCTTATGGTaaatgcatttgtcactttcattgaccTTGAAACTTTTAGATAAGATTAGGTTATCAAACTTTTTATGTCATTGCttaggagttttttttttcagaccatagagagatttgtctagtttacaaactttttttttttgaacatggactacaaaaccctcaggttgtccatgtaaatctcttctttaaGTTCACCTTTTAGGAAGACAGTCTTTACATCAATCTGATGTACTGCGAGGTTATAAATGGCAGCGAGAGAGAACAGAACATGGATTAAGGACTCTAGTGACAGAGGAGAATGTGTCAAAGAAGTCTGTCTAAAGTCCTTTGCCACTAACCTGGCTTTAAACTTGTCAACTGTTTCATCAGGTCTAAGTTTCTTCTTtaagatccatttacaccctattACCTTACAATCtgggggtagatctactaagttCCAAGTCTTATTTGAATCAAGagagtccatctcatcatttatagCTTCTTGCCATAAGTTGGCATCTACAGAGGACAAGGCAGCTTTTAGATCTTTGGGATCTTCTCTACATTATAGGTCTAGAAGTCAACCCCGAAATCCTTGGCGgttctagctcttttgcttcttctagttCTAGGTCGGTTTCCTCTATAGAAGTAagatttctaactagggttaaACTACTGAATCCCGAGCCCTCACTATTTctcaatttaaaaagaaatctatCCTCAAAGAAGTTGGCATCATTTAACTCAATGATAACTTGGTTTACTAGATCATATGACCTATAGGCTTTACGATTTatggcataacctataaagacacactcaTAGGCTCTACTGGTTAGCTTCCTTAGGGTATGGAATCCTTACATAGGCTGAAAACTCCATGTTCTAAAATATGAcaggtttgatttttttattcttgaGGCTTACGTAGGGTGAAGTTGTATTTTTAGACTTTGGGATTCTATATAGGACATAACacacggtaaggatgatttcaccatACCAATAAGACGTGGctcctgaactaagtaaaatagcaactactagctcagctaaagttttatttttccttttgacTTTTCCGTTCATTTCAAGATAGTAGGATGCAgtcttttcgtgtattattccatgtgagttaaagaactcattaaagATATCTGAGTCGTACTCAGTTTCTTTATCATTTCTAAGTCATTTAACCTTTCTATTAAACTAATTCTCTACTTCAAATACAAACAATTTGAAGGCATCAAACgcatcacttttttttttcaacaaatatgcaaaagtaaaatcagagcagtcatcaataaaaataataaaatatcttttactattcctagtcaagatgccatcaaattcTCATAAATcataatgaattaaatctagaggctcagaaatcctaagtacagatttatgcgaagttttaataattttagcctgactacaTTACTCCATTTATCAAATCCATTCATGGATAACTTAGATATCATTTctagcctaatcatgttactaattaatttcttattaaCATGACACAATCTAGCATGCCAAACattcatagaacacaacatatatacagaatatttcatttgattaaggtctaaatttaatttgaacattacCTCGGTTGCATAACCCTTCCCTACgaatacattaattttagtgAGGGTATATAAGTCTGCCTCTATGGTTCGAGTAAATCCGGCCTTGTTGAGGAGATAACCCGAGACTaagttctttcttatctccGGAGTGTGCAAGACGTTCTTCAACGTGAGAGTCTTTCCGGAGGTAAACTTCAGCTCTACCTTCCCGGTTTCAGCAACTTTCGTAGAATGGTGATCACCCaacagaatattcttatccttagtttcaatATAGATTTTAAAGAGACTGAGGTCGTGATAGACATGGCGCATAACGCCAGTTTCTATCAACTACCCCTCAGAAtcaccgatcacatttacttctgcAATCATGGCAACTAACGGTTCTTCAGTTAGATTCGCCTGACCAACAAGATGACGTCTGTTCCTACAGTTCCTAGCCATATGTccaggtttattacaattaaaataAAGGAACTGTACCATTTCTCCTTAAGGGAGTTTTTGCTTTTTCTGTTGGTTCTATTGCTGGAACCACGGTTTTGACTTTTCCTCTTTGtcctctttaatttttaataaggTTTTACCACAGTAAAGGTGGATCTCCCAGGTACGGCATTCACCCCTTCCCTCTGGTCCTACTTTTGAGCTTCCTCCTCAATCCTTAGCCAGGTGATAAGACTCTCCAATGAAAACTCtttggtcttatgcctcaacGTGTTCTTAAAATCCTTCCACAATGAGGGtcgtttatcaataataatagaAACGTGGAATTGTTCGTCTGGAGTCATACCTTCAATTATTATCTCAATCTTCTGCAGTTCATGAGACTGGGCCTCCACAAATTTGTCATTCgtcatctggaacttgagataacgACTGACAACATATTTCTTTGACCCGACCTCCTCGGTGTCATACTTCTTTTGCACGGCGTCCCATACCTTCTTTACTGTTTTCATTGTGCTGTACAGTCATATAGATCATCAACCAagccatttaaaataaattttttagggGCTATTTG comes from the Benincasa hispida cultivar B227 chromosome 5, ASM972705v1, whole genome shotgun sequence genome and includes:
- the LOC120077136 gene encoding protein translation factor SUI1 homolog, which gives rise to MSEFNVQIPSAFDPFADANAEDSGAGAKEYVHVRIQQRNGRKSLTTVQGLKKEFSYNKILKDLKKEFCCNGTVVQDPELGQVIQLQGDQRKNVSTFLVQAGIVKKENIKIHGF